In Paenibacillus algicola, a genomic segment contains:
- a CDS encoding FAD-dependent oxidoreductase, with protein sequence MIPINGGDTMDGPMKGHSELPQLPESLWRATTELPAFPRLAEDIETEVAIVGAGITGITAAYLLAKEGKNVVLLDAGSILDGATGFTTAKVTAQHGLIYNELMQHFGEEQARLYYEAQTEAMDWMKAMARELNAECDWVEEDAYIYTTEEDKKKSQLEEEYQAYQKLGIPGEWLDRLPLPMQITGAIKMPGQYRFHPLAYLKRLVEEFLKLGGKIYENTTMDEQADTEGPVKLYTERGHHQVTCQHAISASHFPFYDGKGMYFARLHVERSYVVAIKPETAYPGGMYLSVDQPSRSLRSVSYAGEELVLVGGEDHVTGRSQCTHGHYEKLEVFGGNLLGASAIPYRWSTQDLITIDNLPYIGPLTSKEDRIFVATGYRKWGMSNGTAAALLLRDQILGRDNRFSSLFSPSRFKADPSIKNLVTQGAGVAKELISGKLDLSHAKISEVKPGEAAVVRHHGQRAGAYRDEQGQLFLVDTTCTHMGCETEWNDGERSWDCPCHGSRFGFDGKVLEGPAIEPLRKLDHEED encoded by the coding sequence ATGATACCGATCAATGGAGGCGATACGATGGACGGTCCAATGAAGGGACACAGTGAACTGCCGCAGCTGCCGGAATCTCTATGGAGGGCGACGACAGAGCTGCCGGCTTTTCCAAGGCTGGCGGAGGATATCGAGACCGAGGTTGCTATTGTCGGTGCCGGGATTACGGGCATTACAGCGGCTTATCTCCTGGCCAAGGAAGGAAAGAACGTCGTTCTGCTGGATGCAGGGTCCATTCTGGACGGGGCTACCGGCTTCACGACCGCCAAGGTGACGGCGCAGCATGGACTGATTTACAATGAGCTGATGCAGCATTTTGGCGAGGAGCAGGCCCGGCTGTATTATGAAGCCCAGACGGAAGCGATGGATTGGATGAAGGCGATGGCGCGTGAGCTCAATGCGGAATGCGACTGGGTGGAAGAGGATGCATACATCTACACAACGGAAGAGGATAAGAAAAAATCCCAGCTGGAGGAGGAATACCAGGCGTATCAGAAGCTGGGCATTCCGGGGGAGTGGCTGGACCGGCTGCCGCTGCCGATGCAAATTACCGGCGCGATCAAAATGCCTGGGCAGTACCGCTTTCATCCGCTGGCATATTTAAAGCGCTTGGTGGAGGAGTTCCTGAAGCTGGGCGGAAAAATTTATGAGAATACGACCATGGATGAGCAGGCCGACACAGAGGGCCCTGTTAAGCTGTACACCGAGCGCGGACATCATCAGGTTACGTGTCAGCATGCCATTTCGGCCTCCCATTTTCCGTTCTATGACGGGAAGGGCATGTATTTTGCCCGGCTGCATGTGGAAAGGTCCTACGTCGTGGCTATCAAGCCGGAAACCGCTTATCCGGGCGGCATGTATTTGAGTGTGGATCAGCCTTCCCGATCTCTTCGATCGGTCAGCTATGCCGGAGAGGAGCTGGTTCTGGTCGGCGGGGAAGACCATGTCACCGGACGCAGTCAATGCACGCACGGACACTACGAGAAGCTGGAGGTGTTCGGCGGCAACCTGCTGGGCGCCTCGGCTATTCCGTACCGCTGGTCCACCCAGGATCTGATTACCATCGACAACCTTCCTTACATTGGACCGCTCACCTCGAAGGAGGACCGCATCTTCGTCGCGACCGGCTACCGCAAGTGGGGCATGAGTAACGGAACAGCGGCAGCGCTTCTCCTGAGAGATCAGATTCTGGGGAGAGACAACCGCTTCAGCAGCTTGTTCTCACCGTCCCGGTTCAAGGCTGATCCATCGATCAAGAACCTCGTGACTCAGGGGGCAGGTGTGGCGAAGGAGCTCATCTCCGGCAAGCTGGATCTGAGCCATGCCAAGATCAGTGAGGTGAAGCCGGGTGAGGCCGCAGTCGTCCGCCATCACGGGCAGCGTGCGGGGGCTTACCGTGACGAGCAGGGGCAGCTGTTTCTGGTGGATACGACCTGTACTCATATGGGCTGCGAGACGGAGTGGAACGACGGCGAACGGTCATGGGACTGTCCGTGCCACGGCTCGCGGTTCGGATTTGACGGTAAAGTGCTGGAAGGGCCGGCGATCGAGCCGTTGCGCAAGCTGGACCACGAAGAAGACTAA
- a CDS encoding spore germination protein has translation MKSGTTTESEDTLQWLQQQLEEMGDKEVCTLSSGEEQLSMVYLKSMTDPSLIQEQLVNRFYEMNSLEQYQQYMDSFPSIQQPQSKEEAIEALLKGSVVLFIREHIYLFNALKVQGSSVSEASTENVIQGPTDSFTEDIDINMNLIRRRYQSVDLKSEYMSIGKVSQTRIAIVYDTTRVDHAVLKELRERLGNIDADVIQAASEIERFSMKPRWRLFPTMMVSERPDRTVLNLSQGKIVVLMDTTGYAVLLPAIFNDFFTAMDDQIQLPPVGWFLKAIRYIGLLATLLLPALYVAFTSYNPEILKMQIALLIAGSRATVPYPSFMEVLFMLLAMEFLIEASVRLPKAIGPTATTVGGLILGTAATEAGLVSNIMIIIVAAVAISNFVIPVSMMSFGIRVTKYIFIGLATFFGLVGIVLGIIGLIVYLTSLRSFGQPYLKMFAIRKLTGEGK, from the coding sequence ATGAAATCCGGAACAACGACAGAAAGCGAAGACACCCTGCAGTGGCTGCAGCAGCAGCTGGAGGAGATGGGGGATAAAGAGGTGTGCACCTTATCCAGCGGGGAAGAGCAGCTGAGCATGGTGTATTTGAAATCGATGACCGATCCCTCGCTCATTCAAGAGCAGCTGGTAAACCGGTTCTACGAGATGAACAGTCTGGAGCAATATCAGCAGTATATGGACTCCTTCCCCTCCATTCAGCAGCCTCAGTCGAAAGAGGAAGCCATAGAGGCGCTGCTGAAGGGCTCGGTGGTGCTGTTTATCAGGGAGCACATCTATTTGTTTAATGCACTCAAGGTGCAGGGCTCCAGTGTGTCCGAGGCTAGCACGGAGAATGTGATCCAGGGCCCGACCGACTCTTTTACAGAGGATATAGACATCAATATGAACCTGATCCGGCGCCGCTATCAAAGTGTGGATCTCAAATCAGAGTATATGAGCATTGGCAAGGTGTCACAGACCCGGATTGCCATTGTCTATGATACAACCCGGGTAGATCATGCCGTACTAAAGGAGCTGAGGGAGAGGCTGGGCAATATTGACGCTGACGTGATTCAAGCGGCATCGGAAATTGAGCGTTTTTCGATGAAGCCGAGATGGCGTCTGTTCCCGACGATGATGGTCAGTGAGCGTCCCGACCGGACGGTCCTGAATTTGTCTCAGGGTAAAATCGTGGTGCTGATGGATACGACCGGCTACGCCGTGCTGCTGCCAGCCATCTTCAATGATTTCTTCACGGCCATGGATGACCAGATCCAGCTGCCGCCGGTAGGGTGGTTCCTGAAAGCCATTCGCTACATTGGCTTGCTGGCGACATTGCTGCTGCCTGCGCTCTATGTGGCTTTTACCTCCTACAATCCTGAAATTCTCAAGATGCAGATTGCGCTTCTTATCGCGGGCAGCCGAGCGACGGTGCCCTATCCCTCGTTCATGGAGGTGCTGTTCATGCTGCTCGCCATGGAGTTTCTGATTGAGGCCAGTGTGCGGCTTCCCAAGGCGATCGGACCCACGGCTACGACCGTAGGCGGCTTGATTCTGGGAACCGCTGCAACGGAGGCCGGGCTTGTAAGTAATATCATGATCATCATCGTGGCGGCCGTCGCGATTTCCAACTTCGTAATCCCGGTTTCGATGATGAGCTTTGGCATCCGTGTGACGAAATATATATTTATCGGACTGGCCACCTTCTTCGGTCTTGTAGGCATCGTGCTGGGAATTATCGGCTTGATTGTCTACCTTACGAGTCTGCGCAGCTTCGGTCAGCCATATCTGAAAATGTTCGCCATCCGCAAGCTGACAGGGGAGGGCAAATAA